The Haloferax sp. Atlit-12N genome window below encodes:
- a CDS encoding carbohydrate kinase family protein, with protein sequence MSRVICAGHVNWDVTLRVDALPEPDGEATVESRVGAGGGSAANVASGLVGLDVPAALLGSVGDDEHGHAAVAELASKGVDCRHVVSVDRGPTTVKYIVVDAAGEVFVLGSPGVNEAFEATDLPTDPLAAADHLHLTSQSPDTAATLARRAHEVETTVSFDPGRRVGDRGYADALREVDYVFLNDREAATALGEAAVERGRSADAEPVSDVAEALARTTLVLKHGPRGAEVRDGDERHVHPGYPVDAVDTTGAGDAFASGFIAARLDGATYERALAVANACGALTAAEPGARTQLSWRRLDDLVEG encoded by the coding sequence ATGTCCCGTGTCATCTGCGCCGGCCACGTGAACTGGGACGTCACCCTCCGCGTGGACGCGCTGCCGGAGCCCGACGGCGAGGCGACCGTCGAGTCGCGGGTCGGCGCGGGCGGCGGCAGCGCCGCCAACGTCGCCAGCGGCCTCGTCGGCCTCGACGTGCCCGCCGCGCTCCTCGGGAGCGTCGGCGACGACGAACACGGCCACGCCGCCGTCGCCGAACTCGCCTCGAAGGGCGTCGACTGCCGCCACGTCGTCAGCGTCGACCGCGGCCCGACCACGGTCAAGTACATCGTCGTCGATGCCGCGGGCGAGGTGTTCGTCCTCGGCTCGCCCGGCGTCAACGAGGCGTTCGAGGCGACCGACCTCCCGACCGACCCGCTCGCGGCAGCCGACCACCTCCACCTGACGAGCCAGTCGCCCGACACGGCCGCGACGCTCGCCAGACGGGCCCACGAGGTCGAGACGACGGTTAGCTTCGACCCCGGGCGGCGCGTCGGCGACCGTGGCTACGCCGACGCGCTCCGCGAGGTTGACTACGTGTTTCTCAACGACCGCGAGGCCGCCACCGCGCTCGGCGAGGCGGCGGTCGAGCGGGGCCGAAGCGCCGATGCCGAACCCGTGTCGGACGTGGCCGAGGCGCTCGCGCGGACGACGCTCGTCCTCAAACACGGCCCGCGCGGCGCGGAGGTCAGAGACGGCGACGAGCGACACGTTCACCCCGGGTACCCCGTCGACGCGGTGGACACGACCGGCGCGGGCGACGCCTTCGCCTCGGGCTTCATCGCCGCCCGTCTCGACGGGGCCACCTACGAGCGGGCGCTGGCGGTCGCCAACGCCTGCGGGGCGCTCACCGCGGCCGAACCGGGCGCGCGGACGCAACTCAGTTGGCGGCGGCTCGACGACCTCGTCGAGGGCTGA
- a CDS encoding DUF63 family protein — MAILPEGFALPPLPYLVALVAGLVGVGVGLRRTRPTVTPAHVAALVPWMVSGSALHVLYVIGALPPAVEPLAGTPAVYLSVAVVAGASWLALDATDLDSPTALAVPGSLVAAGLAGFALFIGLAAGTLSIVWPGVALVAALVATPLTWWVVTRLAPEAAAAGSLGLLAIFGHALDALSTAVGIDVLGFGERTPLSRVILEAAAALPTAEVIGVGWLFVLVKLVVAGFVVALLADYVREDPTEGALLLGLVAAVGLGPGVHNLLLFAIAG, encoded by the coding sequence ATGGCCATTCTCCCCGAGGGGTTCGCGCTCCCGCCGCTTCCCTACCTCGTCGCCCTCGTCGCGGGACTCGTCGGCGTCGGCGTCGGACTGCGTCGCACGCGACCGACGGTCACGCCCGCCCACGTCGCCGCACTCGTCCCGTGGATGGTGTCGGGGTCGGCGCTGCACGTCCTCTACGTCATCGGCGCGCTCCCGCCCGCGGTCGAACCGCTCGCCGGCACGCCCGCAGTCTATCTCTCCGTGGCTGTCGTCGCCGGCGCGTCGTGGCTCGCACTCGACGCGACCGACCTCGACTCGCCAACGGCGCTCGCGGTACCCGGTTCGCTCGTCGCCGCCGGACTCGCGGGCTTCGCGCTGTTCATCGGTCTGGCCGCCGGAACGCTCTCCATCGTCTGGCCCGGCGTCGCCCTCGTCGCCGCGCTCGTGGCCACCCCGTTGACCTGGTGGGTCGTGACGCGACTCGCACCCGAGGCGGCCGCCGCGGGGTCGCTCGGCCTGCTCGCAATCTTCGGACACGCCCTCGACGCGCTGTCGACCGCCGTCGGCATCGACGTGCTCGGCTTCGGCGAGCGGACGCCGCTGTCGCGCGTCATCCTCGAAGCCGCCGCGGCGCTCCCGACCGCGGAGGTCATCGGCGTCGGCTGGCTGTTCGTCCTCGTGAAACTCGTCGTGGCCGGCTTCGTGGTCGCCCTGCTCGCCGACTACGTCCGCGAGGACCCCACCGAGGGGGCGCTCCTCTTGGGCCTCGTCGCCGCCGTCGGTCTCGGCCCCGGCGTCCACAACCTCTTGTTGTTCGCCATCGCCGGCTGA